A window of Flavobacterium psychrophilum genomic DNA:
AAACATTTCGCTGAAACAGGAAAACCATTATTCAGCTCTCACATGATCGACCTTTCTGAGGAGCCTCTTGAAGAGAACATGGAAATTTCTAAAAAATACCTTGAGAGAATGAGCAAAATGGGCATGACCCTTGAGATCGAACTTGGTATTACTGGTGGTGAAGAAGATGGTGTTGACAATTCTGACGTTGACAGCTCTAAACTTTATACGCAGCCGGAAGAAGTAGCTTACGCTTACGAAGAGCTTAGCAAAGTATCTGATAAATTTACTGTAGCTGCTGCTTTTGGTAACGTACACGGTGTATACAAACCGGGTAACGTAAAACTTACTCCGAAAATCCTTAAAAACTCTCAGGAGTTTGTACAAAGCAAATTCAACCTTGGTGAAAACCCTGTAGATTTTGTATTCCACGGAGGATCTGGTTCAACTCTTGAAGAAATCAGGGAAGCTATTGGATATGGTGTAGTAAAAATGAACATCGATACAGATCTTCAGTTTGCTTTCACAGAAGGTATCCGTGACTACGTTGTTAAAAACGTTGACTACCTTAAAACACAAATTGGTAGCCCGGATGGACCTGAGTCTCCAAATAAAAAATATTACGATCCAAGAAAATGGATGCGCGAAGGTGAACTTACCTTCAACGCAAGGCTTGAGCAGGCCTTTAAAGACCTTAACAACGTTAATACACTATAATAAAACTGCTTGCAGTAATAACTTTAACTGAATACGATGGCTTGGTTTAAAAGAACAGAAAAAGGGATAACAACACCAACCGAAGACAAAAAAGACGTACCTAAAGGTTTATGGTACAAGTCGCCAACCGGTAAAATTGTTGATGCAGAAGAACTTGCCAAAAACTTTTATGTTAGTCCGGAAGACGGCTACCACGTAAGGATAGGCAGCAAAGAGTACTTCAAAATCCTTTTTGACGATAACGAGTTTACAGAGTTTGATAAAAACATGACTTCTAAGGACACCCTTAAGTTTGTTGATACCAAAAAGTATGGCGACCGTATTAAGGAAGCTACCGAGAAGACTAAGCTTAAAGATGCAGTAAGAACTGCTGTAGGAAAGTCTAAAGGTAAAGATCTTGTTATAGCATGTATGGATTTCGCTTTTATTGGCGGATCTATGGGAGCTGTGGTAGGTGAAAAAATAGCACGTGCTATTGATCACTCTATCAAAAACAACATCCCGTTTGTAATGATCTCAAAATCTGGTGGTGCAAGGATGATGGAAGCAGCTTACTCACTTATGCAGTTAGCTAAAACATCGGCAAAGCTGGCGCAGCTGGCAGAAGCTAAAATTCCTTACATCTCACTTTGTACAGATCCTACTACGGGAGGGACAACAGCTTCTTACGCTATGCTAGGCGATGTAAACATCTCTGAACCGGGAGCCCTGATAGGCTTTGCTGGACCTCGTGTTGTAAAAGACACAACAGGTAAAGATTTACCTGAAGGTTTCCAAACCGCAGAATTTGTATTGGAGCATGGTTTCCTTGACTTCATTACACCACGTAAAGAGTTAAAAGACAAAATAAACTTATACCTGGATCTTGTATTGAACCAGCCTGTAAGATAAAGAATCATCCCCCTTTTTAAGGGGGATTTTTTTTACCCCTATACTTTCACTATCAATGCCACAACGCCTTAAAACAGCATTTAGTTGTAAACCTACAATTATTCATCCTTGATAAATATTCATCAAATTATTTATTTTATAAATATCAGATGTTGTTTTTTGATTTTTTATGATTTATTTTGCAGCGGCATTTCATCTTCGCCCCCGGATACAAAAGATGCTTATTTAAACAAATGAAACAAAAATTACTTTGTGTATTATTTTTGTTTTTACAGTTTACCTATGCACAACCCCCCGGCATGGATGTACTGGAAAAAGAACGCCAGATAAAACGCACGCTCAACACGAAGCCGGATAGCGCACGTGTTTACATTCAGCAAATTTTAAACTACAAGGGCAAGTTGCCCGATACTGTCTATGCAAACGCATATACAGCTTATGGCTACATCCACAACTTAAAGAACAACCTGGATTCTTCTATATTTTATTATAATAAAGCACTCGCTTTTACAAATGAGAAAAATACCCCCGCGATTCACGGCAGAATTTTACGCAACAAAGCAAGTACATACAAGAAAAGAGGAGACTATACTAAAGCGTTAGAATTACTGGCTGAGGCAGAACAGAACTACAAAGGTATACAGAACGAAAAAGGTCTTGCCTCAGTATACGGCGAAATAGCCTCTAATTATAATATGCTGCTACGCAGCGATGACGCTATTAAATATCTTCTTAAAGCTATTTCAATTCTCGAAAAAACAAATGACAAGACGTTAATATTAACAGTAAAGCTCAGCCTTGCAAACACCTATTTCAATATCGGTAACTACAACTTTGCATCAGATCTTTACAAAGAAATACTGCAGGGGTATAAAGACCAGAATTTCCCTAAAAATTACGCCATCACGTTAATAAATTACGGAGACTGTCTGAGCCATCTGAACGATTTAGCAGAAGCTCAAAAGATGTTTACAAGTGCATTACCAATTCTTGAGAAATTTGGAGATCAGGAACTGGTAGGCTTAACCTATTGCAAACTTGCACAGATAAAAGTAAAACAAAACAAAACCAACGAAGCTGAAAATTATCTCAAAGAAGCGTTTAAGAAAACACTGAACACCAAATCGCCAAGAACATTATACGTAGCCGCCGAATACCTGACGTTGCTTAACGCATTACACAAGACAAACGAAGCTTTACAGCTTGTAAGCACGGCTGAAAGCTCCGGCTTAATTGATAAATCAAATATTGCCGACAAAATGGCATTTGAAGGCCAGAAATCGGTAACGTTTTTACAAGCTGATAAAAAAGATGTCGCGATTCAAGCAGCAAGAGCGTCAGTTAATTTGGAAGACACGCTCAGTAAAACCATAGATTCATCAAGTGTAACGGCGATTCAACAACAATATCAAAACCAGTATCAGACCAAAAAAAGACAAAAGCTTACATCCCAAAACACATGGCTTCAGGAAGAATTATACGAAAGCAGATTGATTAAGATCATTCCACCGTTATGTCTTAGCCTATTGCTTATTATAGTTATAATCATATATGTATTTAAAAACAAGAGGCATAAGCAAAAATTATCAGTTGCCCAGGCTAAGAAAGACGCATTACTCAGAGAATATGAAAACATCAAAACAATAAACAGGCTACACAAAGAAAGTCTGGATATTAAAAAGAAAGAACTGGTATCGGGAATGATCTCAATAGCTAATCTTGAAGGAAACATAAGTAGCCTGATTAATCATTGCAGCCAAAATCCCGCGGATGTTTGCATTGAAGAAATAAATACAAAGTTAAAATCGCTGGCAAGCGATGATGACTACTGGAAATTATTCAGGAAACGTTTTAATGAAAATTACGCCGGCTTTCAGAAAAACCTTGAAAACAAATTCCCGGTTCTCACAAAAAACGATTTGTTTTTCTGCTCCTTATTAAAGCTAAATCTTCCCTACAAAGACATGGCATTACTTATGCAGGTCTCCCCGGAAAGTATCGTTAAGAAAAAATACAGGATTAAAAAACGAATGGGTATTGAGAACGAACAGGAACTCGAAAACGTTCTTACTAACACCTCTTTATAGTTTACATTTGAAAACCGATAATTTTTTTCGGAATGTACAAAAAACCAGCTTTTAAGTCGCTAAAAGCAATAAAATCAGCATTTGTCCGTGTTTTGTCTATACTAATTTTTACCTTTTTCTGACAAAAGTATTTAGTTTTGCAATGAAAATAAATGCTTGGTGCTTTTATTTTTAGAATACCGCTTACAACCTAAGCAGGTGTTTTGTAATTGTTTTTATTATTAAAATGCGGTACGTTGAAAGTGGGGGCTTAATACGTATCGCGTTTTTATTTATACACATTTACAATTAGCGCCCCTCACTTACCAATCTGGCAACGGCATAAAAAAAGCTCTCCGAAGAGAGCTAATATATTTACTGTATCATTTTTTACATTCCACTTCGTATTGCCTCAACAGGATCTAGTTTCGATGCCGATATTGCAGGTAAGATACCCGAAAGCAATCCAATAAAAGTTGCCAGCCCGGTACCGATAATAATATTAGAGAAGCCAAGCACAAACTCAAAGTCAATCATATTACTTACCAACACTGCAATACCCCAAACCATTAGCATACCAAATATTCCGCCAATGAGCGAAAGAATTACCGCCTCAAAAAGAAACTGAAATAAAATAAATCTGTTTTTAGCACCTAAGGCTTTTTGTATACCTATAAGATTAGTACGCTCTTTTACAGAAACGAACATAATATTCGCAATACCAAATCCGCCTACCAGTAATGAGAAGCAGCTAATGATCCAACCGATAATATTAAGCTGTCCTATTATATTATCAATCAGGTCGGTAAAGCCCGATAAAATATCTATAATAAAGTTATCTGTTTCGGTTGCCTTAATACCTCTATAATTACGAAGTTTTTGTGTTACTTCTGCTTTAACGGCTTCTGCATCCTCACCTGCTTTTGGCTTTATTATTATAATAGGTGTCATAAAATCGTTATGATCGCCATACATGTTGCGCAATACATTAACAGGGATAATTACAGCCGTATCGTTATTTTCGCCGAACATACCCTGCCCCTGCTTTTCGAGTACCCCGATAACGGTAAACTTCTTACCGTACATTCTTATTTTCTTTTCAAGCGGATTTGCGCCACCAAAAAGCGTCTGTGCTATCTCAAATCCTATAACTGCAACGGGAGTACCGGAATTCGATTCGGACTCGTTATAAAAACGCCCGTGCTCAATTTTTAAGCTTTGGATATCTGTAAATTCATACGACACAGGTACAACATTTACATTGCTTGCCGATTCATTTTCATAACGAACAGTTTCGCTTTTGGTAAAAATCTGAAAGGCAACTTCCTGTATTGAAGACACATTATCTTTTAAATACTGATATTCATCAAACTTAACATCAGGAAATTGCTCCCTCTTCCACCTTGGGATTTCGCTGGGCCCGAAAGAAAAACGCTTAAGGTACATCGTGTTTTTATCTACCGAGCTCATGTCTTTCTTAATTTTACGGTCCAGGGAGTCTACCGCTGCCAATACGGCAATGATAGAAAAGATGCCTATAGTAACCCCAAGCAGCGAAAGAAACGTACGCAGCTTGTTATTGGTAAGCGCATTCATGGCAAATGAAAGGCTTTCTTTGAGTAAACGCAGGTATAAAAGCATGATTGTTTTTGATTGACTTCTGTAAAATTCTGCATTTTTTTTAAATGGTGCGAACCAAATTCAAATATTTTTTAAAAATCATTAAAATTTAGTGTTCACAGCTTTTGAATGTTAGCTGTACAATAACTACTTTTGCATCTTTATTTATACACACAAAAATGAGCATCAAAAAAATTTCATCAGCACTTATTTCGGTATTTGACAAAGACGGTCTTGAACCAATTGTAAAAAAACTACATGAGCAGGGTGTAACGTTCTATTCTACAGGCGGTACCGAAGCTTTCATTAAAGACCTGGGCATACCGGTAGTGCCAGTGGAAGATGTTACCTCATACCCGTCTATTCTTGGCGGAAGGGTAAAAACCCTTCACCCAAAAGTTTTCGGAGGAATCCTTAACCGTCAGGACCACGAAGGCGACGTTCAGCAGATGCAGGAATTCAATATCCCGCAGATCGACGTTGTAATCGTAGACCTTTACCCATTTGAAAAAACTGTAGCTTCAGGAGCTTCTGAAGCTGATATTATAGAAAAAATTGACATCGGCGGTATTTCACTTATCCGTGCAGCTGCCAAAAACTTTAAGGATACTGTAATTGTAGCTTCGGTAAACGAATATGCAGATTTCCTTGATGTAATTACTAAAAACAACGGAGGCACAACTCTTGAAGAGCGTAAGCAATTCGCGACTAAAGCATTCCACACATCGTCTCATTACGATACTGCTATTTTTAATTACTTTAATGAAGACGAGACTTTCTTTAAAGAAAGCGTTAGTAATGGCCAGGTGCTTCGTTACGGAGAAAACCCTCACCAAAAAGGTTTCTTCTTTGGAGATTTCGACAAAATGTTCACTAAACTTCACGGAAAAGAGTTATCTTACAACAACTTACTAGATGTAGATGCTGCCGTTAACCTTATAGCTGAATTTAAAAACGACGGGCCTACGTTTGCTATCCTTAAACACAATAACGCTTGTGGTATCGCTACAAGAGAAACAGTAAAAGAAGCTTACCTTGATGCCCTTGCCGGAGACCCTACATCTGCATTTGGCGGTGTATTAATCTCTAACGTAAAAATTGACAAGGCTGCAGCAGATGAAATAAACAGTCTTTTCTGCGAAGTGGTAATCGCTCCCGGATTTGATGACGATGCAGCAGCTGTGCTTCAGGAGAAGAAAAACAGAATTTTATTAGTTCAAAACGAGGTAGAACTACCTACAAAACAGGTTCGTACGTGTCTTAATGGACTATTAGTTCAGGATAAAGACAATATTACCGACAATAAAGAGCACCTTACTACCGTTACAGTAACATCACCTACTACACAGGAAATTGAAGACCTGCTTTTTGCTTCTAAAATATGCAAGCACACAAAATCTAACACGATCGTGTTTGCTAAAAATAAACAGCTTTACGCTTCGGGAACAGGACAGACTTCCCGAGTTGACGCTTTAAGGCATGCTGTAGAAAAAGCCGGAGCCTTTAACTTCGACCTAAATGGCGCTGTTATGGCCAGCGACGCGTTTTTCCCTTTCCCGGATTGCGTTGAACTAGCTAAAAACGCCGGAATTACTGCGGTTATACAACCCGGAGGTTCAATTAAAGACGAACTTAGTATTAACTACTGCAACGAAAACAATGTTGCAATGGTATTTACAGGAACCCGTCATTTCAAACATTAATTTTACTATTTTTGTAAGCTTAAATATTTTTTACCAAAACCTTAATACAACAAAACCAGTATGGGATTTTTT
This region includes:
- a CDS encoding fructose-bisphosphate aldolase (catalyzes the formation of glycerone phosphate and glyceraldehyde 3-phosphate from fructose 1,6, bisphosphate); this encodes MAHNIKPGVATGDQVQEIFKYAKEKGFALPAVNVTGSSTINGVMETAARLKAPVIIQFSNGGSIYNAGKGLSNADEKAAILGAVAGAKHIHTLAEAYGATVILHTDHCAKKLLPWIDGLLDASEKHFAETGKPLFSSHMIDLSEEPLEENMEISKKYLERMSKMGMTLEIELGITGGEEDGVDNSDVDSSKLYTQPEEVAYAYEELSKVSDKFTVAAAFGNVHGVYKPGNVKLTPKILKNSQEFVQSKFNLGENPVDFVFHGGSGSTLEEIREAIGYGVVKMNIDTDLQFAFTEGIRDYVVKNVDYLKTQIGSPDGPESPNKKYYDPRKWMREGELTFNARLEQAFKDLNNVNTL
- a CDS encoding ABC transporter permease gives rise to the protein MLLYLRLLKESLSFAMNALTNNKLRTFLSLLGVTIGIFSIIAVLAAVDSLDRKIKKDMSSVDKNTMYLKRFSFGPSEIPRWKREQFPDVKFDEYQYLKDNVSSIQEVAFQIFTKSETVRYENESASNVNVVPVSYEFTDIQSLKIEHGRFYNESESNSGTPVAVIGFEIAQTLFGGANPLEKKIRMYGKKFTVIGVLEKQGQGMFGENNDTAVIIPVNVLRNMYGDHNDFMTPIIIIKPKAGEDAEAVKAEVTQKLRNYRGIKATETDNFIIDILSGFTDLIDNIIGQLNIIGWIISCFSLLVGGFGIANIMFVSVKERTNLIGIQKALGAKNRFILFQFLFEAVILSLIGGIFGMLMVWGIAVLVSNMIDFEFVLGFSNIIIGTGLATFIGLLSGILPAISASKLDPVEAIRSGM
- a CDS encoding acetyl-coenzyme A carboxylase carboxyl transferase subunit beta, whose protein sequence is MAWFKRTEKGITTPTEDKKDVPKGLWYKSPTGKIVDAEELAKNFYVSPEDGYHVRIGSKEYFKILFDDNEFTEFDKNMTSKDTLKFVDTKKYGDRIKEATEKTKLKDAVRTAVGKSKGKDLVIACMDFAFIGGSMGAVVGEKIARAIDHSIKNNIPFVMISKSGGARMMEAAYSLMQLAKTSAKLAQLAEAKIPYISLCTDPTTGGTTASYAMLGDVNISEPGALIGFAGPRVVKDTTGKDLPEGFQTAEFVLEHGFLDFITPRKELKDKINLYLDLVLNQPVR
- a CDS encoding phosphoribosylaminoimidazolecarboxamide formyltransferase, producing the protein MSIKKISSALISVFDKDGLEPIVKKLHEQGVTFYSTGGTEAFIKDLGIPVVPVEDVTSYPSILGGRVKTLHPKVFGGILNRQDHEGDVQQMQEFNIPQIDVVIVDLYPFEKTVASGASEADIIEKIDIGGISLIRAAAKNFKDTVIVASVNEYADFLDVITKNNGGTTLEERKQFATKAFHTSSHYDTAIFNYFNEDETFFKESVSNGQVLRYGENPHQKGFFFGDFDKMFTKLHGKELSYNNLLDVDAAVNLIAEFKNDGPTFAILKHNNACGIATRETVKEAYLDALAGDPTSAFGGVLISNVKIDKAAADEINSLFCEVVIAPGFDDDAAAVLQEKKNRILLVQNEVELPTKQVRTCLNGLLVQDKDNITDNKEHLTTVTVTSPTTQEIEDLLFASKICKHTKSNTIVFAKNKQLYASGTGQTSRVDALRHAVEKAGAFNFDLNGAVMASDAFFPFPDCVELAKNAGITAVIQPGGSIKDELSINYCNENNVAMVFTGTRHFKH